The following proteins come from a genomic window of Crassostrea angulata isolate pt1a10 chromosome 1, ASM2561291v2, whole genome shotgun sequence:
- the LOC128166183 gene encoding solute carrier organic anion transporter family member 5A1-like: MLLLITGAIKLTLLLDSLALLGFLSFLVLGCDNPKIAGATFPYHASVNLNSSELEEFEIEANLTLTCNIGCSCSNNHLEPICGINGITYFSPCHAGCTQFFSRITTEEKMVNFSGCSCIMENSSISPEVIMSPVATSGPCKSTCQNLLPFLILLVILTFTVAGTQMPLLMITLR, from the exons ATGCTTCTGTTGATTACAGGCGCCATCAAGCTGACCTTGTTGTTGGACTCCCTGGCCCTGTTGGGGTTCTTGTCCTTCCTGGTACTGGGATGTGACAATCCAAAAATAGCAGGCGCTACCTTCCCATATCATGCTTCTGTTAACCTAAACAG CTCCGAATTGGAAGAGTTTGAAATAGAAGCGAATCTGACTTTGACCTGTAACATTGGTTGCTCGTGTTCCAACAACCACCTGGAACCGATCTGTGGCATTAACGGCATTACCTACTTCTCCCCCTGCCATGCGGGCTGTACCCAGTTCTTCAGCCGCATCACCACAGAGGAGAAAATGGTG AATTTTAGCGGTTGTTCTTGCATCATGGAAAACTCAAGTATTTCCCCCGAAGTTATCATGTCTCCAGTAGCAACCAGTGGACCGTGTAAATCCACCTGTCAGAACCTTCTCCCATTCCTTATTCTACTCGTGATCCTAACTTTCACTGTGGCTGGCACACAGATGCCCCTCCTTATGATTACACTCAGGTAA